The nucleotide window CGCAATTTTTTCGCCAAGACATTAGCAAACTATGGTAAAATGAAGAAAAATATGAAAATTTGAGGTGATTTTTACGAGATGAAGAAATCTATTGTCCGCACTGTATCGACAACTGCTGTTTTTTCGACGCTTTTTGCCGGGCCTGCCCTTGCCGATACGTACAAAGTACAAAAGGGTGACAACCTATCGAAAATTGCTTCAAAATATAAGACAAGTGTTAATGAGATTAAAGCCCAGAACGGTTTGAAATCGGACCTAATCTTTGAAAATCAAATTCTGCAAATTTCCACGGGTCCAGCGACCACCACCGTTGAGGCGGTACAGCAAGATACCTATACCGTTGTTAGCGGCGATGCGTTGATCAAAATTGCCAACCGTTATAATATTACGGTCGCTGAGCTCCAACAGTGGAATAATCTGACGAGTACCTTGATTTATGTTGGGCAGCAACTGAAGGTGTCTCCGGCAACGTCTATTACCGTGACAGCACCGCAGCCTAACATACCGGCACCATCCACAACCGTTCCCACGACACCGGCAGCGACTGGGGAATATACCATCAAGAGTGGCGACACCCTGAGCAAAATTGCGGTTCAATTTGGCATGAGTGTTTCACAGCTGAAATCACTTAATAATTTATTGTCCGATCTGATTTATGCCGGGAAAACACTAAAGGTTTCCGGTGAGCAGCAGAACACGCCAGCACCGCCGGCAGTAACGACACCGGCAGCACCCGCGCAGCCTTCTTCCGGGACAGGTGAGTATATCATCAAAAGTGGCGATACCCTTGGAAAAATTGCGATGCAATACCAAATGACCGTCCAGAACTTGAAGGCACTCAACAATCTGACTTCCGACATGATTTACGTGGGGCAAAAGCTTAACGTAACAGGCCAGGCCACTACTACAGCACCCGCACCCGGGACTGTTGTGGATTCAAGTAATGTGGTCACTGTAGCAAAGAGCTTAATGGGCATCCCTTATGTTTGGGGCGGCAGCTCCCTCTCCGGCTTTGATTGCAGCGGGTTCATCTATTATGTTGCGAACAAAACCGGTACGAAAATCGGCCGCTATTCGGCAGCTGGGTTCTATGATCGCAGTTATTATGTGGACAACCCTAAGCCTGGCGATCTCGTATTTTTCCAAAATACATATAAACAAGGAATTTCCCATATGGGCATCTATCTCGGCGGCGATCAATTTATCCACGCTGATGAGACGCACGGTATCATGATTTCCAATTTAAAAAGTACCTATTATACCGCCCATTTCGCTGCATTTAAGCGGTTTTACTAGGATTCGAAGGCCAATCTCCTATTTTTGAAGATTGGCTTTTTTTGTGTTTAAAAGAGTCATTCCCTGTCCATACTTTAGATAGGGAGGGATTATGTGATGAAGGAAAATAGTTTGCTATTATCGGAGTTTGCTAATGAAGACGGGTTTGAGCTTAACAGGTATCTTACGCAGTTGTTTGAGTATTTTTCTACTTTATCTAAAAATGACCAACCCCATTCTGAGCCTACCCCGTGATGTAAAGCGGGCGGGCTTTTTTTGTTAAAAGACTTCAATCTCCTCTAATCATGATTTTTTGGGTATAATAGAGGAATATGGATTTTTCGATTTTTAATGACGGACGTACATACATTTTATAGAAATTGGCTGGATAGGCGTTGTTTATTTTTCCAAAAAGAGGGGGTTGCAATCTTGGAGGCGACGGAATTATTGCTTGAATTTTCCGGAGAACTGCGGGAGCTGCTGAGCCCGAATAGGGCGGAGGATGCGAAGCTTGTGCAAAAGGGCCTGATGCTGTACCGGCAGGGGTTGGTGCAGCAGGTGGATAGCGGGGAGCATACGGTGACGGCGGTGGTGCAAGATGTGACGCCGGTGAAGGTGCTGCTTGATCTCGACTTTTTGGCGCTCTGTGAGTGTTCGTGCCCGACGGAGGGCTTGTGCCGCCATCAGCTGGCGGTGTTTTTCAGTGCGTATTCGAAGCTGGGCAGTGTGGCGGATTGGGTCTCTTTATTCCGCGAACCGATTCGCGCGCAAAAGGCGGCGGCTGGCTGGGGGATGCAGACGGCGAAGGATTTGATTAAGGCGAATGGTGTGCTCCAGCCTGATTACGGCCGTTGGGTGCATTCGTTTGAGGTGAGTTTTGATACGCTGCTTGCCTCGAAACAGCATACGAGTCCGTATGTGATTCCGGAGTTGTTTGGAATTTATGAGCGGCGGATTCACGCGAGTGCCCCGGTCGAACAGGAGTGGCGCTTGCTTTATGAGTTGGTGGCGATTGTGGTTTCGTTACGGAAGCTGGCAGCGTTGTCTGAGCGGCTGGGTCATGATGAGGCCACGGTAAAGCGTGCCTATTTGCATGTGTTCCATCATTTAATGGAAGATGCCGAGGGTTTGGCGGTGAAGATTGGCGTCCAATCGCTGCCGTTTGCGTTTGATGAGTTTATTGAGAAGTTGAAGGACGATGCGTTTGCGGTCTTGACGTGTGCGAGCGGCTTAGAGTATGAGCGGATATATTTGTACCGTCTGTTGTGGGTCCATTTTTTCAAAAAAAAGCCGTGGCGTGAGGCGGAATTGGTGAAGATTCAGGCCGGGCTGAAAGGGCTTCAGGATTGGGAGAATCCGCTGCCGTTGATGGCGGCTAGTGTTCATTTGAATTTTCTGGTTGGGGACGATGAGCAGGCGCTGAAGGTAATCGGGCTGTTTCGTGCGGAGGAGATTGCGCCGTATCTGGTGTATTGGATTGATTATGTATCGGGCTTGAAGGCGTGGCGCCGGGTCGGGCCGTTAATTGAGTTGTTTTTGCAAAAGGTAAAGCCGTATTTGGAGTTGTTGGCCGGATATCATAGCTGTGCGACGTTTGTACGGAATGCACTGCGGGCGGTGGCGCCGTATTGTGCGGAGGAGGACCGCTTGGATGTGTACGAGCGGGCGTTGCTTGTGATGCTCCCGTATAGCTTTGGGGAGTATGAGTATTTGTTGTTTGAGCGCAAGCAGTATGATCGCTGGGGGGAGCTTCAGGCGTTTGTTGGGTTGGACTTTTATGAGTTGCCGAAGGATCGCTTGAAAGTGGTTGAGAAGGAGCGGCCGGAGGTGCTTCTTGCGATGCTGCACCAGACGGCGCAGCGTGAGATTGACCAGAAGAATCGCGGTAGCTACCGGATGGCGGTGCGGCATTTGAAGAAGCTGCGGACGTTGTATAAGAAGCTGAAGCGCGTCGATGATTGGCAGTATTTCTTGGATACGCTGCTGGAGCGGACCAAGCGGCTGCGGGCCTTTCAAGAGGAATGCCGGCGGAGTAAGTTGATTGATGTGTAAAAGGGGCCTTTTTTGTGCAGCTATGTTGTAGTGTTGTGATAGGGTTGGATTGTCATAGGGGTTGGTGCTGATTTTTGGGGGTCCTGGTTTGGGATGACCTGTTTATAGATGGGGCCCAAGCTATGAGGACAGTTTTCGTGACTTCTCTTTGCTTTCCGGCCTCATGACGGGGTTATGCGGACAGTTTTCGCGACTTCCCTTTGCTTTCCGGCCTCATGACGGGGTTATGTGGACAGTTTTCTCCACTTCTCTCTGCTTTCCGTCCTCATGACGGGCCATAAGGGCAGTTATTGTGCATAATTTTTATATCTATGGGTTGCGGTTGTTTTTAGCCCTGCCCCCGTTGAAGGAGTACGTTTGATCATGCTGAAAACCAGGTTTATGAAATTACTGACAACTACATTAGGAGATGGTCGTTATCTGCTAACGGCTCAGAATGAACATGGTTCCACTATGAACCCGTCCAGGTGGAAGAACCTTGTTTTTAGCAGCCATGAGGAAAGCTTCTTTGGCACACTTCTGGAAACAGAGACAGTGAACGGGGTTCAGGGCGTAGTGGTGACAGGCTGGCAGCTGGTCTCTCTTTTTGCTAAAGAGTCGTTCAATCGCTTTATTGAGTGGGACTGGAATGATCAATCTGAGATTTGTCTGGCGGCCGCCTTTTCGCTTCATGAAGGTATTCTGGAAAAGGATTGGCTCCCTGATTTTTCAGTTTGGGGGCCCTCTGGTGATTTCCGCTGGAAGCTGCCGGAGCGGGTAAAGGATGAATTTGACTCGTCGTTTTGGGAGCAAAAGGTGTTGGATGAGAATACGGTTCCAGCCGTTAAGGATCTCGCTGCCGCCGGCGATGAGTCCGTTGAATCCTTGGAAAATAACCTTGTCACGACGGAGAGCTACATATCCTCTTTATTTAACAGCGCCCTTGATGCTTATTTAACAAGAAATTCAGCGATGAAGGAACTGTTCGGACCGAAGCTCGATTTGTTGAAAAAGCAAAATATTTCGGGTGTGGAACTGGCTCGTTATTTTGATGAGGAAAGCTGGCTTGAGTGGGTTGGGATTAAAGAAAGTGATACACCCTTTACGATTGGGCTGCGGCTGGATGAACCTGTTGATGGCGAGGGTGCGTGGAGCCTGGATGTATTTTTACGAGGAAAGAAAAATGACGATCACATTGTTGATGTAGATGGCACTGGTGCTAGTACCGGGAAGATTCCTGCGAAGTGGCGGCCCTTTTTAGATAAAGTGGGGCGTGAGCGGGAACGCTGGGTTCGGTTGATTCCATGGCTGGGCGGTGAGGATGGCCTTTTTAAAACGCATCTTACCGAAGAAGAAGCGTGGATGTTTTTAACGGAGGCCAGTGAGACGCTTGTTGCCTTGGATGTTGAAATCCTTCTTCCTTCCTGGTGGCAGGCGATGAAAAATGCCAATTTGAAGGTGAAGGCATCGCTGAAGGGTGGGTCAAGTCATCGCCCATCGTTTGTTGGGCTGCAGGCGATGCTTGATTTCAACTGGCGGTTTTCGATGAATGGTGTCGACTTGTCCGAGGAGGAGTTTGGGCAGCTTGTCGAAGAAAAGCGGCGGCTTGTCTATATTCGCGGTCGTTGGGTGAAGCTTGACCCGCAGTTTATTCGACAAATTCAGGATTTGATGAAGCGTGCTGAAAAGGAAGGCTTGCATGTCCGTGATTTGCTTGAGCAGGAGCTGGTAGATCATGGCGAGGCTGAGGGCGACGAGCTGGAAAATCCGAAGGCGTTTGCGAAAATTCAAATTGAATTGAATCGTCAATGGAAACAGATGATCAAGCAATTGTCGGAAGTGCATGAAATCCCGTTAACGGATGTTCCCTCGGGGCTGAACGGTGAACTCCGCCCCTACCAGCAGCTTGGCATGAGCTGGCTTTGGTTCTTGCGGGAGCACGGCTTTGGCGCCTGCCTCGCCGATGACATGGGCCTCGGCAAAACCGTCCAACTCATCGCCTACCTGCTGAAAGTCAGGGACGAGTCGGTGCCTGTCACCGTTGATACTATTAACACGGTGGAGGCTAATGAAATGGTGCCTGTCACCAATAGCACTACGCGGAAGAGGAAAACTGTTGTTGGAGACGCGGCGGCGGATGCTCCTAAGGAAAAGGTTCCGACGAATGCGGCGCTGATTATCTGTCCGACGTCTGTGCTGGGGAACTGGCAGAAGGAGCTGGAGCGTTTCGCTCCCGAGATGAACGTATATTTACATTATGGGTCAAACCGCCTAAAGGAGGAGGCTTTTTCTGAGAAAGTGCAAGCTGCCGATGTGGTATTGACTTCCTACGGATTAAGCCACCTCGATTCTGAAGAGTTTCAATCGCTAGTTTGGAGCTCAGTCGCAATTGATGAGGCGCAGAACATCAAGAATGCGCAGACAAAGCAATCGAAGGCGGTGCGCAAGTTACGCGGCCGTCATCATATCGCGTTAACGGGCACACCAATGGAAAATCGTCTCTCCGAACTGTGGTCGATTTTTGATTTTACCAATCATGGGTATCTCGGTAGTTTGGGCCAGTTTCAGAAGAAGTTCGTCATTCCGATTGAAAAGAATGAGAAGAAGGAAAAGGTTCAGCAGCTCCAATCGTTGATTCGGCCATTTTTACTGCGCAGGACGAAAAGGGATGAAGAGGTTGCCCTTAATCTCCCAGATAAGCTGGAGCAAAAGGAGTACTGCCCCCTTACGGCAGAACAAGCCTCCTTGTATGAGCAGTTGATTCATGACACGTTTGCTGAAATTGAAAAATTATCGGGTTTTGAGCGCAAGGGTTTAATTTTACAAATGCTTAGTCGCTTGAAACAATTGTGTAACCACCCCGCCCTTTATTTAAAGGAACGGGCGGCAGGACGCGAGCTGTTAGAGCGGTCGAATAAGCTAGAGAAGCTGGTCGAGCTGGTGGATGCTGTTCTGGAACAGGGTGAAAGTTGTCTCATCTTCACGCAATATATCGAAATGGGCGAAATGATCCGCGCGACTGTAAAGAAGAAATTTGGGGTTGAGGTGCCGTTTTTGAATGGCAGCGTACCGAAAATGCAGCGTGATACGATGATTGAGCGATTCCAAGATGGA belongs to Neobacillus sp. OS1-2 and includes:
- a CDS encoding DEAD/DEAH box helicase; protein product: MLKTRFMKLLTTTLGDGRYLLTAQNEHGSTMNPSRWKNLVFSSHEESFFGTLLETETVNGVQGVVVTGWQLVSLFAKESFNRFIEWDWNDQSEICLAAAFSLHEGILEKDWLPDFSVWGPSGDFRWKLPERVKDEFDSSFWEQKVLDENTVPAVKDLAAAGDESVESLENNLVTTESYISSLFNSALDAYLTRNSAMKELFGPKLDLLKKQNISGVELARYFDEESWLEWVGIKESDTPFTIGLRLDEPVDGEGAWSLDVFLRGKKNDDHIVDVDGTGASTGKIPAKWRPFLDKVGRERERWVRLIPWLGGEDGLFKTHLTEEEAWMFLTEASETLVALDVEILLPSWWQAMKNANLKVKASLKGGSSHRPSFVGLQAMLDFNWRFSMNGVDLSEEEFGQLVEEKRRLVYIRGRWVKLDPQFIRQIQDLMKRAEKEGLHVRDLLEQELVDHGEAEGDELENPKAFAKIQIELNRQWKQMIKQLSEVHEIPLTDVPSGLNGELRPYQQLGMSWLWFLREHGFGACLADDMGLGKTVQLIAYLLKVRDESVPVTVDTINTVEANEMVPVTNSTTRKRKTVVGDAAADAPKEKVPTNAALIICPTSVLGNWQKELERFAPEMNVYLHYGSNRLKEEAFSEKVQAADVVLTSYGLSHLDSEEFQSLVWSSVAIDEAQNIKNAQTKQSKAVRKLRGRHHIALTGTPMENRLSELWSIFDFTNHGYLGSLGQFQKKFVIPIEKNEKKEKVQQLQSLIRPFLLRRTKRDEEVALNLPDKLEQKEYCPLTAEQASLYEQLIHDTFAEIEKLSGFERKGLILQMLSRLKQLCNHPALYLKERAAGRELLERSNKLEKLVELVDAVLEQGESCLIFTQYIEMGEMIRATVKKKFGVEVPFLNGSVPKMQRDTMIERFQDGEFPVFLLSLKAGGTGLNLTAANHVIHYDRWWNPAVENQATDRAYRIGQSRFVHVHKLICTGTLEEKIDAMLEKKQFLNDQIITSENWITELSTDELKNLVYLG
- a CDS encoding SWIM zinc finger family protein; the protein is MEATELLLEFSGELRELLSPNRAEDAKLVQKGLMLYRQGLVQQVDSGEHTVTAVVQDVTPVKVLLDLDFLALCECSCPTEGLCRHQLAVFFSAYSKLGSVADWVSLFREPIRAQKAAAGWGMQTAKDLIKANGVLQPDYGRWVHSFEVSFDTLLASKQHTSPYVIPELFGIYERRIHASAPVEQEWRLLYELVAIVVSLRKLAALSERLGHDEATVKRAYLHVFHHLMEDAEGLAVKIGVQSLPFAFDEFIEKLKDDAFAVLTCASGLEYERIYLYRLLWVHFFKKKPWREAELVKIQAGLKGLQDWENPLPLMAASVHLNFLVGDDEQALKVIGLFRAEEIAPYLVYWIDYVSGLKAWRRVGPLIELFLQKVKPYLELLAGYHSCATFVRNALRAVAPYCAEEDRLDVYERALLVMLPYSFGEYEYLLFERKQYDRWGELQAFVGLDFYELPKDRLKVVEKERPEVLLAMLHQTAQREIDQKNRGSYRMAVRHLKKLRTLYKKLKRVDDWQYFLDTLLERTKRLRAFQEECRRSKLIDV
- a CDS encoding LysM peptidoglycan-binding domain-containing protein, which produces MKKSIVRTVSTTAVFSTLFAGPALADTYKVQKGDNLSKIASKYKTSVNEIKAQNGLKSDLIFENQILQISTGPATTTVEAVQQDTYTVVSGDALIKIANRYNITVAELQQWNNLTSTLIYVGQQLKVSPATSITVTAPQPNIPAPSTTVPTTPAATGEYTIKSGDTLSKIAVQFGMSVSQLKSLNNLLSDLIYAGKTLKVSGEQQNTPAPPAVTTPAAPAQPSSGTGEYIIKSGDTLGKIAMQYQMTVQNLKALNNLTSDMIYVGQKLNVTGQATTTAPAPGTVVDSSNVVTVAKSLMGIPYVWGGSSLSGFDCSGFIYYVANKTGTKIGRYSAAGFYDRSYYVDNPKPGDLVFFQNTYKQGISHMGIYLGGDQFIHADETHGIMISNLKSTYYTAHFAAFKRFY